One genomic segment of Chitinispirillales bacterium ANBcel5 includes these proteins:
- the pabB gene encoding aminodeoxychorismate synthase component I: MSINTIKRNNQPVAIPETDLAVIGRMQEQLDCVILLETATPSAENPHSYLFTSPKQVVSTSEFSKVESCLRDIALLSQKNWLAGYIGYETAAALENKIFQKNISGKLLWFAAFSPPWIFDHFKSKWNRPLPKFSIDRKNVGVPKPALDLSIDYNSYNSKIKKIKNYIANGDTYQVNFTFDVSFDSQSSKPFELYRALRENQKAPYCAFVKTPTFQALSFSPELFFNITDSVITVKPMKGTAPRGRFFREDNEAIAKLAQSEKDRSENVMIVDLLRNDLGKICDISSVKTEKLFEIETHRTVHQMTSTIKGKLRENIDFYDIIKALFPCGSVTGAPKVRTMQIISELEDGFRGIYCGALGFVSPEGQSVFNVPIRTLQKEKNDAKWRYRVGSGIVADSRSDLEWEECKVKCRFLQQEARPFYLFESIYYRYGQPLYENDHIKRLQSSARFFQFLLREDLLRATLFEIANAISSVPRCKVKLMLLSDGTLRWEYSGIEVHNRTSKYKCIVSTKAVNSNNIYLFHKTSHRPWYSESMQMIKDGEVWDVIQFNESGEVTEGARSNVFIKKAGKLRTPPQHCGLLNGVLRSKLIAKGICTQEIIKLEDLYENELFLGNSVRGLVRVEIE, encoded by the coding sequence ATGTCTATTAATACTATAAAAAGAAATAACCAACCAGTAGCAATACCAGAAACAGACCTGGCAGTGATTGGTAGAATGCAGGAGCAGCTTGATTGCGTAATTTTGCTTGAAACCGCTACACCTTCAGCAGAAAACCCTCATTCATATCTTTTTACCAGCCCCAAACAGGTAGTATCCACAAGCGAGTTCTCCAAAGTAGAATCCTGCCTTCGTGATATTGCTCTATTGTCCCAAAAAAATTGGCTTGCAGGGTACATTGGCTATGAAACTGCGGCTGCCCTGGAAAACAAGATATTTCAAAAAAACATTTCAGGCAAACTACTGTGGTTTGCCGCTTTTTCACCGCCCTGGATTTTTGACCATTTCAAAAGTAAGTGGAACAGACCCTTACCAAAATTTAGCATCGATAGGAAAAACGTAGGCGTTCCAAAGCCAGCACTTGATCTCTCAATTGATTATAATAGTTATAACTCAAAGATAAAAAAGATTAAAAACTACATAGCTAACGGAGATACTTACCAGGTAAACTTTACATTTGATGTGTCTTTTGATAGTCAGAGCAGTAAACCATTTGAGCTATACCGTGCACTCAGAGAGAATCAAAAAGCCCCATACTGCGCTTTCGTTAAAACACCAACATTTCAGGCTCTTTCTTTTTCTCCCGAACTTTTCTTCAACATTACTGACTCAGTAATAACGGTTAAACCAATGAAAGGTACCGCGCCACGTGGGCGTTTTTTTCGTGAAGATAATGAGGCTATAGCTAAGCTTGCTCAAAGTGAAAAAGACAGAAGCGAAAATGTGATGATTGTTGATTTGCTCAGAAATGATCTGGGAAAAATATGCGACATTAGCTCTGTTAAAACAGAAAAGCTTTTTGAAATTGAAACACACAGAACCGTTCATCAGATGACTTCAACAATTAAGGGAAAGCTCAGAGAGAATATCGACTTTTATGATATCATTAAAGCTCTTTTTCCCTGTGGGTCTGTAACGGGCGCCCCAAAGGTAAGAACAATGCAGATAATCTCTGAGCTGGAGGATGGATTTAGGGGAATTTACTGTGGAGCTTTGGGTTTTGTTTCTCCTGAGGGGCAATCTGTTTTTAATGTACCCATCCGTACGCTTCAAAAAGAAAAGAATGATGCTAAATGGCGCTACAGGGTTGGAAGTGGTATTGTAGCTGATTCTCGTTCAGATCTTGAATGGGAAGAATGTAAAGTTAAGTGCAGATTTCTTCAGCAAGAAGCCCGGCCTTTCTATTTGTTTGAGTCTATTTATTACCGATATGGACAACCGTTATATGAAAACGATCATATAAAAAGGCTACAATCCTCAGCCCGGTTTTTTCAGTTTTTGCTAAGAGAGGATCTGCTTAGAGCCACTCTTTTTGAGATCGCTAATGCGATTAGTTCAGTACCTCGCTGCAAAGTAAAGCTCATGCTGCTATCCGATGGTACTCTTAGGTGGGAATATAGCGGAATAGAAGTACATAACAGGACCAGCAAATACAAATGCATTGTATCAACCAAAGCTGTTAACAGTAACAATATCTACCTTTTTCATAAAACAAGCCATAGGCCATGGTATAGTGAGTCTATGCAGATGATAAAAGACGGTGAAGTATGGGACGTTATTCAGTTTAATGAATCCGGCGAGGTCACGGAAGGAGCCAGAAGTAATGTCTTTATCAAAAAGGCTGGTAAACTACGTACGCCACCTCAGCACTGTGGTCTACTGAATGGTGTGCTTAGAAGTAAATTGATAGCAAAAGGCATATGTACACAGGAAATAATAAAATTAGAGGATCTATATGAAAATGAATTGTTTCTGGGCAATTCTGTACGGGGATTGGTAAGAGTAGAGATTGAGTAA
- a CDS encoding AMP-binding protein has protein sequence MLLGDFLTHSAEKFTQKTAIVQQSREISYGQLNNKVNCLANSLVKMGIKKQDRVAVYLENSIESVISIFAILKAGGVFLVINPQVKSKKLFYILNDCQVRLIITDLNGKEQVAQGGIDNATSLTTIILTAYEALSSSQNRNNIQNSTYNNTIDFNSLLEVGTENEPDNRSIDIDLASLTYTSGSTNEPKGVMLTHQNMVTAATSITQYLENTNTDIVLNYLPLSFDYGLYQALMTIKFGGTLVLEKAFVYPFQAIQKIKQFKVTGFPIVPAMVVLISVLKNINPEDLSSVRYITNTGQALALSHIEALEGIFPSARIYSMYGLTECKRVTYLPPAELKNRPLSVGKAIPNTEVWLVDENGNKINEPHREGELVIRGAHVMKGYWNKEGESKKVLKKGIYPGEKVLMSGDFFKMDEEGYLYFISRKDEIIKSGAERVSPKEIEDVLYGLSGVEEVAVIGVPDKILGNALKAFLVFKEGKRLSKDQILDFCSIKLERNRIPKHFEIMKSLPKSNNGKIRKKGLYEQKEAEETS, from the coding sequence ATGCTACTTGGTGATTTTCTTACTCATAGTGCAGAAAAATTTACCCAAAAAACCGCTATAGTGCAGCAAAGCAGGGAGATAAGCTACGGGCAGTTGAATAACAAAGTAAACTGTTTGGCTAATTCCCTCGTCAAAATGGGAATAAAAAAACAGGATAGAGTTGCTGTTTATCTTGAAAATTCAATAGAATCAGTGATATCGATCTTTGCAATTCTTAAAGCCGGTGGGGTGTTTTTGGTCATTAACCCCCAGGTAAAAAGTAAAAAGCTTTTTTATATACTTAACGACTGTCAGGTTCGGTTAATAATTACTGATTTAAACGGAAAGGAGCAGGTTGCTCAGGGGGGTATAGACAATGCAACCAGCTTAACCACAATTATACTTACAGCTTACGAGGCATTATCTTCTTCTCAAAACCGAAATAATATTCAGAATTCGACATACAATAACACTATAGATTTCAATTCTTTATTAGAGGTTGGAACAGAGAATGAACCCGATAACAGAAGCATCGATATCGACCTTGCATCTCTAACATACACTTCAGGTTCAACCAATGAGCCTAAAGGTGTCATGCTTACCCATCAAAATATGGTTACAGCAGCCACCTCAATAACTCAGTATCTTGAAAATACCAATACTGATATCGTATTAAATTATCTTCCTCTTTCCTTCGATTATGGCTTGTACCAGGCACTTATGACGATAAAATTTGGTGGAACATTGGTACTGGAAAAAGCTTTTGTTTATCCTTTTCAGGCAATACAAAAAATTAAACAATTTAAAGTTACAGGATTTCCAATTGTACCTGCAATGGTTGTACTAATAAGCGTTTTAAAAAATATAAACCCTGAAGATCTATCATCAGTCAGATATATAACCAATACCGGTCAGGCGCTTGCACTATCACACATTGAAGCTTTAGAGGGTATTTTCCCCTCTGCCCGAATATATTCAATGTATGGCCTTACCGAGTGTAAGCGTGTTACCTATCTGCCCCCCGCTGAACTCAAAAATCGTCCCCTATCTGTAGGAAAAGCTATTCCAAATACCGAAGTTTGGCTTGTAGATGAAAATGGAAACAAGATAAATGAGCCACATAGGGAGGGGGAACTCGTTATCAGAGGAGCACATGTGATGAAAGGGTACTGGAATAAAGAGGGAGAATCAAAAAAAGTGCTTAAAAAGGGAATATACCCTGGTGAAAAAGTACTCATGAGTGGGGACTTTTTTAAAATGGATGAAGAGGGCTACCTTTATTTTATTTCACGAAAGGATGAAATTATAAAAAGCGGAGCAGAGCGAGTAAGTCCAAAGGAAATTGAGGATGTTCTGTATGGCCTCAGTGGTGTGGAAGAGGTGGCTGTAATTGGTGTGCCAGATAAAATACTGGGTAATGCACTGAAGGCATTTTTAGTTTTTAAAGAGGGAAAACGACTATCTAAAGACCAAATATTAGATTTTTGCTCCATCAAGTTGGAACGTAACAGAATACCAAAACATTTTGAGATAATGAAGTCACTTCCCAAGTCTAACAATGGAAAAATTAGAAAAAAAGGGCTGTATGAGCAAAAGGAGGCTGAAGAGACTTCATAA
- a CDS encoding NmrA family NAD(P)-binding protein, with protein MLKTTIMVTESTGMLEKEIIRQILRKGNCVKIAARDTEEAQSVTRECPVVHFDFENPRTYSNALKGTSSVFLGFPMNYPRVDDFLLPFMEQARFYGVKHIVGMGIVGENRDSPLMIAEKCLQNCGMNYTIIRPNLFMQFFKELASDGIRRDSLIQLPANDAKISFVDTRDVAETVADILIREKYQNQMFVLTGAQALNHYQIADILTNVTGRKIRYKPISHNQMWKILLERGYTEQEVEYMVGLYEIARHGWCENIAQDLGYILGREPTSFEQFAIDHRHEWV; from the coding sequence ATGTTAAAGACGACAATAATGGTGACTGAGTCGACCGGAATGCTGGAAAAAGAGATAATTCGTCAGATTCTCCGTAAAGGTAATTGCGTAAAAATTGCTGCCAGAGATACTGAAGAGGCGCAATCGGTTACCCGCGAATGTCCTGTTGTTCATTTTGATTTTGAAAATCCCCGTACTTATTCTAATGCGCTCAAAGGGACTTCCAGTGTTTTTCTGGGATTTCCAATGAATTACCCTCGTGTAGATGACTTTCTTCTTCCATTTATGGAACAGGCGCGTTTTTATGGGGTAAAACATATTGTGGGAATGGGTATAGTCGGTGAAAACAGAGACTCTCCTTTAATGATTGCTGAAAAGTGTCTTCAAAACTGTGGAATGAATTACACAATTATTCGCCCTAATCTTTTCATGCAGTTTTTTAAGGAACTTGCTTCAGATGGGATTCGTCGCGACTCGTTGATTCAATTACCTGCAAATGATGCCAAGATTTCTTTTGTGGATACACGTGATGTCGCTGAGACTGTTGCAGACATTCTCATCAGAGAGAAGTACCAGAATCAAATGTTTGTTTTAACCGGAGCACAAGCACTCAATCATTACCAGATTGCTGATATACTTACTAATGTAACAGGACGTAAAATCAGATACAAACCTATCAGTCATAACCAAATGTGGAAGATTCTTCTTGAAAGAGGTTATACTGAACAGGAGGTGGAATACATGGTTGGTCTTTACGAAATAGCAAGGCATGGTTGGTGCGAAAACATAGCACAGGATCTTGGCTACATTTTAGGACGAGAACCTACTTCTTTTGAACAATTTGCCATCGATCACAGGCATGAGTGGGTATAG
- a CDS encoding response regulator, protein MSNLRILMVEDNESDALLIDRHLSKHGFDFSCKRVDKSSHLKDALKSQKWDIVITDYTLPEMNGLDTLKIIKDSGLDIPIIMVSGNIGEDAAVEVMRAGVNDFINKDNLGRLVPAIKRELKELEHRKEHRETMKELEDAREEMELNRRREHEVKLLGKIVSGIAHEVRNPLNAISALLEALYQELEGVKDLQMYKTYINSQVERLNLLMKDLLELGKTDSTSGFERLNFVDLCCSAIDQWNKERDKKTSKVVFHNLKNLNSLEANGDYSRLKQVLFNLFQNASFYSPENKDIDLFLDYEKNDNTILIDVVDQGEGIAPEYLDNIFDPFFTTKKAGTGLGLGIARRIVEAHQGSLMLKNNDNKKGCTAHIKVSLNRNNSV, encoded by the coding sequence ATGTCTAATTTGCGAATACTAATGGTTGAAGATAACGAAAGCGATGCACTGCTGATTGATCGCCACTTGTCAAAACACGGCTTCGATTTTAGCTGTAAAAGAGTTGATAAATCAAGCCATCTGAAAGATGCACTTAAAAGTCAGAAATGGGATATTGTAATAACCGACTATACCCTGCCGGAGATGAATGGCCTTGATACTCTAAAAATCATAAAGGATAGTGGGTTAGACATTCCTATAATTATGGTTTCTGGAAATATTGGGGAAGATGCGGCTGTAGAAGTCATGAGAGCCGGGGTGAACGATTTTATAAACAAGGATAATTTAGGTCGGCTTGTTCCTGCAATTAAGCGTGAGCTTAAAGAACTTGAGCATCGAAAAGAACATCGGGAAACCATGAAAGAGCTTGAAGATGCCAGGGAAGAGATGGAGCTGAATCGACGCCGTGAGCATGAAGTTAAGCTTTTGGGAAAAATAGTTTCCGGAATTGCTCATGAAGTCAGAAATCCTTTAAACGCTATCTCTGCCTTGCTTGAAGCTTTATACCAGGAGTTAGAAGGTGTTAAAGATTTGCAGATGTATAAAACGTACATAAACTCACAAGTTGAACGATTAAACCTTCTTATGAAAGACCTTCTGGAGCTGGGTAAAACAGACAGTACCAGTGGCTTTGAGAGGTTAAATTTTGTTGACCTGTGCTGCTCAGCAATAGATCAATGGAATAAAGAGAGGGATAAGAAAACAAGCAAAGTAGTCTTCCATAATCTTAAAAACCTGAATTCTCTTGAAGCTAACGGAGATTACTCACGCTTAAAACAGGTTTTGTTTAATTTATTTCAAAACGCCAGTTTTTACAGCCCAGAAAATAAAGATATCGATCTGTTTTTAGATTACGAAAAAAATGATAATACTATACTAATCGATGTAGTAGATCAGGGTGAAGGGATTGCGCCAGAATATTTAGACAATATTTTTGATCCGTTTTTCACCACAAAAAAGGCAGGTACCGGACTTGGCCTGGGCATAGCCCGTCGAATAGTAGAGGCCCACCAGGGATCACTTATGCTCAAAAACAATGATAATAAAAAAGGGTGTACTGCACACATCAAAGTTTCCTTAAACAGAAACAACTCTGTTTAA